A part of Helicobacter himalayensis genomic DNA contains:
- the dxs gene encoding 1-deoxy-D-xylulose-5-phosphate synthase: protein MLAKSLLGQKKVSEMDSEELQALSQGVRARILNVVSKNGGHLSSTLGAVELIIAMHAVFDCRQNPFIFDVSHQAYTHKLLTDRWDSFESLRQFGGISGFCNPRESASDYFIAGHSSTSISLAVGVAKSFALENKKNIPIVLIGDGSMSAGLVYEALNELGARKYPVIIILNDNEMSISKPIGAISNYLSQILATPTYQSLRARVKNILAKMPESASYLAKRFEESFKLITPGLLFEELGLDYIGPIDGHNIELLISTLQKAKELKNPVIIHAQTTKGKGYEIAEGRFEKWHGVSPFDLQTGKSIKSSASVFAPTQIFSQTLLALAKENPKIVGVTAAMPSGTGLDSLMEYDETRFWDVAIAEPHAVTSMATMAKEGFIPFVAIYSTFLQRAFDAIIHDVSIMCLPVRFAIDRAGIVGEDGETHQGLLDIAYLRIIPNIVLFAPRDSESLKRAISFAASYNESPCAFRYPRGKFVLDSLVYLQSVQALTQEDFILGKAQILQEGVCVLLIGYGNGVGRAFEVGEILKTQGIEAGILDLRFVKPLDEECLKAQFARYEYAFVLSDSYVCGGVGSAILESHAFRESNIKLYSLEVEDKFIPHGKTEAIERAIGLDSHSLAEKIRVNIKN from the coding sequence ATGCTTGCAAAGAGTCTGCTTGGTCAAAAAAAAGTAAGCGAGATGGATTCGGAAGAATTGCAAGCACTCTCACAGGGCGTGCGCGCGAGAATCTTAAACGTAGTGAGTAAAAATGGTGGGCATTTAAGTTCCACGCTTGGCGCAGTCGAGCTTATCATCGCGATGCACGCGGTGTTTGATTGCAGGCAAAATCCCTTTATTTTTGATGTTAGTCATCAAGCCTACACACACAAGCTTCTTACTGATAGATGGGATTCTTTTGAGAGTCTTAGGCAGTTTGGCGGTATAAGCGGATTTTGTAATCCTAGAGAATCTGCAAGTGATTATTTCATCGCTGGGCACAGCTCAACTTCAATTTCACTTGCTGTGGGCGTGGCAAAAAGCTTTGCACTTGAAAATAAAAAAAATATCCCAATTGTGCTCATTGGTGATGGCTCAATGAGTGCAGGGCTCGTGTATGAAGCACTCAATGAACTAGGCGCGCGCAAATATCCTGTTATTATCATTTTAAATGACAATGAAATGAGTATTTCAAAGCCAATAGGCGCGATTAGCAATTATCTCTCCCAAATCCTCGCCACGCCTACTTATCAATCTTTGCGTGCGCGTGTGAAAAATATCCTTGCTAAAATGCCAGAATCTGCCTCTTATCTTGCTAAACGCTTTGAAGAATCTTTTAAGCTCATTACGCCGGGTTTGCTGTTTGAAGAGTTGGGGCTTGATTATATCGGACCAATTGATGGGCATAATATCGAGCTTTTGATTTCTACTTTGCAAAAGGCAAAGGAGCTTAAAAATCCCGTTATTATCCACGCGCAAACCACTAAGGGCAAGGGTTATGAGATAGCTGAAGGGCGCTTTGAAAAATGGCACGGCGTAAGCCCTTTTGATTTGCAAACAGGCAAGTCTATCAAAAGTAGCGCGAGTGTGTTCGCACCTACACAGATTTTTAGCCAAACTCTTTTGGCGCTTGCAAAAGAAAATCCAAAAATTGTCGGCGTTACTGCGGCAATGCCAAGTGGCACGGGGCTAGATTCTCTTATGGAATATGATGAAACGCGCTTTTGGGACGTGGCAATCGCCGAGCCTCACGCAGTTACCTCAATGGCGACAATGGCAAAAGAGGGTTTTATCCCATTTGTGGCGATTTACTCGACATTTTTACAGCGCGCTTTTGATGCGATAATCCACGATGTAAGCATTATGTGCTTGCCTGTGCGTTTTGCCATTGATAGGGCGGGCATTGTTGGTGAAGATGGCGAGACGCATCAGGGGTTGCTTGACATTGCGTATCTGCGTATTATCCCAAATATAGTGCTTTTCGCCCCGCGCGATAGCGAATCTTTGAAACGAGCCATTAGCTTTGCGGCAAGCTACAATGAAAGCCCTTGTGCGTTTCGCTACCCACGCGGAAAGTTTGTGCTAGATTCTTTGGTGTATTTGCAAAGTGTGCAAGCTCTCACACAAGAGGATTTTATCTTAGGTAAGGCGCAGATTCTGCAAGAAGGTGTGTGCGTATTGCTCATAGGCTATGGGAATGGCGTGGGGCGTGCATTTGAAGTGGGTGAGATTCTAAAAACTCAAGGCATAGAGGCCGGAATCCTAGATTTGCGCTTTGTAAAGCCACTAGATGAGGAATGTCTAAAAGCGCAGTTTGCGCGCTATGAATATGCTTTTGTGTTAAGTGATAGCTATGTTTGCGGTGGCGTGGGAAGTGCGATTTTAGAATCTCATGCATTTAGGGAAAGTAACATTAAGCTTTATAGCCTTGAAGTTGAAGACAAATTTATCCCACATGGTAAAACTGAAGCCATAGAGCGCGCCATCGGACTAGATTCTCACTCCTTGGCAGAAAAAATAAGGGTAAATATAAAAAATTAA
- the ruvA gene encoding Holliday junction branch migration protein RuvA: MIIGLRGVVEDLQATFLELNVGGVIYGLGVSINTSAKLSEQRNSGTEALVYCTQIVREDSHLLFGFADRIERLSFERLIKINGVGPKVALAILSTYTPQEFAEILQNKDVAALQRVPGIGAKGAGKIMVDLAGFFDGLIAQKDSPNIAHNETKEAVNALESLGFKSADIASVLKAMDTKDMQVAQIVKEALKLLGKNKIS; the protein is encoded by the coding sequence ATGATAATTGGTTTGAGGGGCGTTGTGGAGGATTTGCAAGCGACATTTTTGGAGCTTAATGTTGGCGGTGTGATTTATGGACTTGGTGTGTCGATAAATACTAGTGCGAAGCTTTCAGAGCAGCGAAATAGCGGGACTGAGGCACTTGTGTATTGCACGCAGATTGTTAGAGAGGATTCTCATTTGCTTTTTGGCTTTGCAGATAGGATTGAGCGATTGAGTTTTGAGCGATTGATAAAAATTAATGGTGTGGGGCCAAAAGTTGCGCTTGCGATTTTAAGCACTTACACGCCGCAGGAATTTGCAGAGATTTTGCAAAATAAAGATGTAGCTGCTTTGCAGAGAGTTCCGGGCATTGGTGCGAAGGGTGCGGGGAAAATTATGGTTGATTTGGCAGGTTTTTTTGATGGGCTGATTGCACAAAAAGATTCTCCAAATATAGCACACAATGAAACAAAAGAGGCGGTAAATGCTTTAGAATCTCTAGGCTTTAAAAGCGCGGATATTGCAAGTGTGCTAAAAGCTATGGATACGAAAGATATGCAGGTGGCACAAATCGTCAAGGAGGCGCTTAAACTTTTGGGTAAAAATAAAATTAGCTAA
- the tuf gene encoding elongation factor Tu yields MAKEKFNRSKPHVNVGTIGHVDHGKTTLSAAISAVLATKGLAELKDYDNIDNAPEEKERGITIATSHIEYETENRHYAHVDCPGHADYVKNMITGAAQMDGAILVVSAADGPMPQTREHILLSRQVGVPYIVVFLNKQDMVDDAELLELVEMEVRDMLSQYEFPGDTTPIVAGSALKALEEAKAGNVGEWGEKILKLMEEVDRYIPTPQRDTEKTFLMPVEDVFSIAGRGTVVTGRIERGVVKVGDEVEIVGIRDTQKTTVTGVEMFRKELDKGEAGDNVGILLRGTKKEEVERGMVLCKPGSITPHKKFEGEIYVLSKDEGGRHTPFFNGYRPQFYVRTTDVTGSIELPSGVEMVMPGDNIKITVTLINPIALEEGTRFAIREGGRTVGAGVVTKIIE; encoded by the coding sequence ATGGCAAAAGAGAAATTTAACAGAAGCAAGCCACATGTGAATGTGGGAACTATTGGGCACGTCGATCATGGTAAAACGACTTTGAGTGCCGCGATTTCTGCTGTATTGGCTACAAAAGGTCTTGCAGAGCTCAAAGATTACGACAATATCGATAATGCACCAGAAGAGAAAGAAAGAGGTATTACAATCGCGACTTCTCACATTGAGTATGAGACAGAAAATCGCCACTATGCACATGTGGATTGCCCCGGACACGCTGACTATGTAAAAAATATGATTACAGGTGCGGCTCAAATGGACGGCGCAATTCTTGTTGTTTCCGCAGCTGATGGTCCTATGCCACAAACTCGCGAGCATATCTTGCTTTCGCGTCAAGTAGGTGTGCCTTATATCGTGGTATTTTTAAATAAACAAGATATGGTTGATGATGCAGAATTATTAGAGCTTGTAGAAATGGAAGTGCGCGATATGTTAAGTCAATATGAATTCCCCGGCGATACTACACCAATTGTGGCTGGTTCTGCGCTAAAAGCACTTGAAGAAGCTAAAGCTGGTAATGTTGGCGAGTGGGGTGAGAAGATTCTTAAACTTATGGAAGAAGTAGATAGATATATTCCAACACCACAGCGCGATACTGAAAAAACTTTCCTTATGCCGGTTGAGGATGTGTTCTCAATTGCAGGACGCGGAACTGTGGTAACAGGAAGAATTGAGCGCGGTGTAGTAAAAGTAGGTGATGAAGTGGAAATCGTGGGAATCCGCGACACACAAAAAACAACAGTCACAGGCGTTGAAATGTTCAGAAAAGAGCTTGATAAAGGTGAGGCTGGTGATAATGTTGGTATTCTTTTGCGCGGAACAAAGAAAGAAGAAGTAGAGCGCGGTATGGTGCTTTGCAAACCCGGCTCAATTACACCACACAAAAAGTTTGAAGGTGAGATCTATGTGCTTTCAAAAGATGAAGGCGGACGCCATACACCATTCTTTAATGGATATCGCCCACAATTCTATGTACGCACAACAGATGTCACAGGTTCAATCGAGCTTCCAAGCGGTGTAGAAATGGTTATGCCCGGCGATAACATTAAAATCACAGTTACACTTATCAATCCAATTGCGCTTGAAGAAGGCACACGCTTTGCGATCCGCGAGGGTGGCAGAACAGTTGGTGCTGGCGTGGTAACAAAAATCATCGAGTAG
- the rpmG gene encoding 50S ribosomal protein L33, with protein sequence MAKGNVVKIGLKCSECGDINYSTTKNAKTNTEKLELKKFSPRLNKHTIHKEVKLKS encoded by the coding sequence ATGGCTAAGGGAAATGTAGTAAAAATAGGACTTAAATGTTCAGAATGTGGAGATATTAACTACTCCACAACAAAGAATGCCAAAACAAATACGGAAAAACTGGAGCTCAAGAAGTTTTCTCCTAGATTGAATAAACACACGATTCATAAGGAAGTAAAGCTTAAAAGCTAG
- the secE gene encoding preprotein translocase subunit SecE, which yields MKKLITYYRSAREELSKVIYPTKEQVISASISVVSVVVVVALFLALVDLILSASMSRILS from the coding sequence ATGAAAAAGTTGATAACTTATTATAGAAGTGCCAGAGAGGAATTAAGTAAGGTTATATACCCTACAAAGGAGCAGGTTATCAGCGCTTCTATTTCTGTGGTTAGCGTTGTTGTAGTTGTTGCTCTTTTTCTAGCGTTGGTTGATCTTATTTTATCTGCTTCTATGTCGCGTATTTTATCGTAG
- the nusG gene encoding transcription termination/antitermination protein NusG, with the protein MEWYAIQTYSGSEQSVKRAIENLIIENKIQDRCEQIVVPTEAIFEDKKKNITQKSLYPGYVFIKVDLDTKLWHMIQSLPRVGRFIGESKKPTPLGEADIEKILEKIKNPAEPRPKVFFENGEVVRIIDGPFANFTGTVEEYDIEHRKLKLNVSIFSRNTIVEILYSQVEKII; encoded by the coding sequence TTGGAATGGTATGCTATACAGACTTATTCTGGCAGTGAGCAATCAGTCAAAAGGGCTATTGAGAATCTTATTATCGAAAACAAGATTCAAGATAGATGCGAGCAGATTGTCGTCCCTACGGAAGCTATTTTTGAAGACAAAAAAAAGAATATCACACAAAAAAGCTTATATCCGGGTTATGTCTTTATCAAGGTAGATTTGGACACGAAACTTTGGCATATGATTCAGTCTTTGCCACGAGTTGGGCGTTTTATTGGTGAAAGTAAGAAACCTACACCGCTTGGTGAGGCAGATATTGAAAAGATTCTTGAAAAAATTAAGAATCCAGCAGAGCCAAGACCTAAGGTATTTTTTGAAAATGGCGAGGTTGTGCGCATTATTGATGGTCCATTCGCAAATTTCACAGGAACGGTTGAAGAATATGACATAGAACATCGTAAATTAAAGCTCAATGTCTCGATTTTCAGCAGAAATACAATTGTTGAGATACTCTATTCACAAGTAGAAAAAATAATTTAA
- the rplK gene encoding 50S ribosomal protein L11: MGKKVVGELKLQIPAGKANPSPPVGPALGQRGVNIMEFCKAFNEKTKDMGNFNIPVIITVYQDKSFTFVTKKPPVTDLIKKATNLQKGSDNPLKNKVAKLTQKQLQEIAEAKMEDLNAVDIEVAKKIIAGSARSMGVEIVD; this comes from the coding sequence ATGGGTAAAAAAGTTGTTGGTGAGTTAAAATTACAAATCCCTGCGGGAAAGGCAAATCCTTCACCGCCTGTAGGTCCAGCTCTTGGGCAAAGGGGGGTTAATATTATGGAATTTTGTAAGGCTTTTAATGAAAAAACAAAAGATATGGGGAATTTCAATATCCCTGTTATCATTACGGTGTATCAAGATAAAAGCTTTACATTTGTTACAAAAAAGCCTCCTGTAACAGACCTTATTAAAAAGGCTACTAATCTACAAAAAGGTTCGGACAATCCTTTGAAAAACAAGGTTGCTAAATTGACCCAAAAGCAATTGCAAGAGATTGCGGAAGCTAAGATGGAAGATCTCAATGCTGTGGATATAGAAGTGGCTAAAAAGATTATCGCAGGAAGCGCTCGTAGTATGGGCGTAGAAATTGTGGATTAA
- the rplA gene encoding 50S ribosomal protein L1, with the protein MGKRLTKRLKNLQDKVDSTKIYDINSGVEVVKSLASAKFDETVEVALRLGVDPRHADQMIRGAVVLPHGTGKKVRVAVFAKGVKADEAKAAGADIVGADDLAEEIKNGNTNFDMVIATPDMMALVGKVGRILGPKGLMPNPKTGTVTADVSKAVSNAKSGQVNFRVDKKGIIHAPIGKVSFQGEKIRENMLELVRAINRLKPNSAKGKYIKSGTLSLTMSPGVKLDSQELMDTK; encoded by the coding sequence ATGGGAAAAAGATTAACAAAACGACTAAAGAATTTACAGGATAAAGTTGACAGTACAAAGATTTATGACATTAATAGCGGTGTAGAGGTAGTGAAATCTCTTGCTTCTGCAAAGTTTGATGAAACCGTGGAAGTGGCTTTGCGTTTAGGCGTAGATCCACGTCATGCAGATCAAATGATACGCGGTGCGGTGGTGCTTCCTCATGGTACAGGTAAAAAAGTGCGTGTTGCGGTTTTTGCAAAAGGTGTGAAAGCTGATGAGGCAAAGGCGGCTGGTGCGGATATTGTCGGGGCTGATGATTTAGCTGAAGAGATTAAAAATGGTAATACAAACTTTGATATGGTGATTGCTACGCCAGATATGATGGCACTTGTTGGTAAGGTTGGTAGAATCTTAGGACCAAAAGGACTTATGCCAAACCCAAAAACAGGCACGGTGACTGCTGATGTAAGTAAAGCCGTAAGCAATGCCAAAAGCGGACAAGTAAATTTCCGCGTTGATAAAAAGGGTATTATTCACGCACCTATTGGAAAAGTAAGCTTTCAGGGTGAAAAAATCCGTGAAAATATGCTTGAGCTTGTGCGTGCGATTAATCGCTTGAAACCAAATTCCGCAAAAGGTAAATATATCAAAAGTGGGACACTATCACTTACGATGAGTCCGGGTGTGAAGTTGGATTCTCAAGAGCTTATGGATACAAAATAA
- the rplJ gene encoding 50S ribosomal protein L10 produces MTKQEKIQTIECLTSEFKNASSMIVCDYRGLSVAKLESLRANARKSSIKVQVIKNTLANIAMQNAKYPQAELKGTNIFIWGEEQIALAKVVCKFAESNEANFSLKFGYFDGNIVQKDYIVSVSKLPSREELIGMLLSVWSAPARYFVTGLDNLRKQKEEQV; encoded by the coding sequence ATGACCAAGCAAGAAAAGATTCAGACTATTGAATGCCTAACTTCTGAGTTTAAAAATGCTTCTTCTATGATTGTGTGCGATTATAGGGGCTTAAGCGTTGCGAAGTTGGAATCTTTACGCGCAAATGCAAGAAAGAGCAGTATTAAAGTTCAAGTGATTAAAAATACTTTGGCGAATATTGCGATGCAAAACGCAAAGTATCCGCAAGCTGAACTCAAAGGCACAAATATCTTTATTTGGGGCGAAGAACAAATTGCTTTAGCAAAAGTAGTTTGCAAATTCGCAGAAAGCAATGAAGCGAACTTTTCTTTGAAATTTGGGTATTTTGATGGCAATATTGTACAAAAAGATTATATTGTTTCTGTATCAAAACTCCCAAGCAGAGAAGAGCTTATCGGTATGTTGCTATCTGTTTGGAGCGCACCGGCTAGATACTTTGTCACAGGGCTTGATAATTTGCGTAAGCAAAAAGAAGAACAGGTATAA
- the rplL gene encoding 50S ribosomal protein L7/L12, whose amino-acid sequence MAISKEEVLEYIGNLSVLELSELVKAFEEKFGVSAAPTIVAGAGGGAATAGGAEEKTEFNVILVDAGANKINVIKAVREITGLGLKEAKDATENTPSTLKEGVNKEDAENFKKKLEEAGAKVEVK is encoded by the coding sequence ATGGCAATTTCAAAAGAAGAAGTGTTGGAATATATCGGGAATCTTTCTGTGTTGGAGCTTTCAGAGCTTGTAAAAGCGTTTGAAGAAAAATTTGGCGTAAGCGCAGCACCTACAATCGTAGCAGGTGCTGGCGGTGGCGCAGCAACAGCTGGTGGCGCAGAAGAAAAAACAGAATTCAATGTGATTCTTGTAGATGCAGGCGCAAACAAGATTAATGTAATTAAAGCTGTGCGTGAAATCACAGGACTTGGGCTTAAAGAAGCAAAAGATGCAACTGAAAATACACCAAGCACGCTTAAAGAGGGCGTAAATAAAGAAGATGCTGAAAACTTTAAGAAAAAACTTGAAGAAGCAGGCGCAAAAGTAGAAGTAAAATAA